The Lysobacter enzymogenes DNA segment CCGACGTAGATCGCGCCGGCGTCGTCGTACCACGCCGGAATGCGGTGGCCCCACCACAACTGGCGGCTGATGCACCAGTCCTGGATGTTCTCCATCCAGTGGCGGTAGGTGTTGATCCAGTTGCCCGGAACGAAGCGCACCTCGCCCTTTTCCACGATTTCCAGGCCGCGCGCGGCCAGGCCGTCCATCTTCACGAACCACTGGTCGGTCAGGTAGGGCTCGATCACCTGGTTGGTGCGGTCGCCGCGCGGCACTTGCAGCTTGTGGTCCTTGGTCTCGACCAGCAGGCCCAGCGCCTCTAGGTCGGCGAGCACCGCCTTGCGCGCGTCGAAACGGTCCAGGCCGACGTACTTCGCCGGCGCGTTGCCGTTGACCTTCGCGTCGAGGGTGAAAATGTTGATCAGCGGCAGGTTGTGGCGCTGGCCGACCGCGTAGTCGTTGAAGTCGTGCGCCGGGGTGACCTTGACCACGCCGGTGCCGAACTCGCGGTCGACGTAGGCGTCGGCGATGACCGGAATCTCGCGCTCGCTCAGCGGCAGCTTCACGGTCTTGCCGATCAGGTGCGCGTAGCGCTCGTCGTCGGGGTGGACCATGACCGCGGTGTCGCCGAGCATGGTTTCCGGACGCGTGGTGGCGACCACCAGCGTCGCGCTGCCGTCGCTGAGCGGATAGGAGATCGACCACAGGAAGCCGTTCTCTTCCTCGTTGACGACTTCCAGGTCGGAGATCGCGGTCTTCAGCACCGGGTCCCAGTTGACCAGGCGCTGGCCGCGGTAGATCAGGCCCTGCTCGTGCATGCGCACGAACGCCTCGACCACCGCGTTGGACGCGATCGGGTCCATCGTGAACATCGAGCGCGACCAGTCGCCGGACGCGCCGAGGCGGCGCATCTGCCGCTCGATGGTGCCGCCGGAGTGCTGCTTCCACTCCCACACCTTCTCGATGAAGCCCTCGCGGCCGAGGCCGTCGCGGGTCAGCCCTTCCTGGCCGAGATTGCGCGCCACCACCATCTCGGTGGCGATGCCGGCGTGGTCGGTGCCCATCTGCCACAAGGTGTCGCAGCCGAGCATGCGGTGGTAGCGGATCAGCGCGTCCTGCAGGGTGTGCTGGAACGCGTGGCCCATGTGCAGGGTGCCGGTGACGTTCGGCGGCGGCAGCAGGATGGTGTAGGCCGGCCCCTCGCCGCGCGGCTTGAATACGCCGCTGCTTTCCCACTGTTCGTACAGGCGGGCTTCGAACTGTTTGGGATCGTAGCTGGACTCGAGGGACATAGGGTCAGGGCAGGCAATGAAAGGAATGGGAAAGGCGGGGACAGCGCGAGCGGGGAAATCGTTAGGTCGAAGGTGAGGGCGAAGGCCGTGGTGAACAACCGTTGCGGTTAGCTCCCATCGCCGTCGCGCCTCGCCGTGCGGCTACATGTCGTGCTTGTTCAGCTGCAACCCGCGCGCCTGGTACTGCTTCCAGCGCTCGCGCAGCGGGCCGCGCGCGCCGTCGTCGGCGGGGACGACTTCGAGCACGCGCTCGAAGCCGTCGGCGACCGCGGCGTCGCGCAGGTTGATCACCAGCGCGCGCAGCGCGGGGTCGTGGTCGGGCGCGGCGATCAGCACGTCGGCCTCGTCCTCGTCCTCGTCCATGCCGGCGATCTGGTGCGGGATGTAGGCGTCCTCGCCCATGTCCCACAGCATGTCGTCGAGCTGCTCGGCCTGCTCGGCGCTGCGCGCCAGGATCAGGGTCGGCAGGCTGGCGGCGTGGGCCTTGCGCGCCAGTTCGCACACCAGGCGCATCGGCTCTTCTTTGAAGCGCGGCGATTGGATCAGGTAGAAGTCGGCGCGGGGCATGGGTGCTTACTTTGCGGAGGGAAAGAGGTCGTCGAGCGCGTAGGGTTCGTCGTCGTCGGGCCACAGCAGGCGGTGTCCCTGCCGCAACTGCGCCTGCAGCATGGCGCGGGCGAAGCCCATCGCCAGGACGATCGCCTGCCAGGCGTCCACGCCATGGATCTCATGGCGCGAAGCCGGGCCGGAGCCGCTGTCGAGCTCGACCGCGCAGACGCAGTCGTCGCGGTGGGTCCGCGGCTGGCCGATGCGGACCCGCACCGTCGCTACCGAACCATCGGCCGCGACCCTGCGCAGACGGCGTTCGGCCAGCCACATGCCCGTGCGCGGCGCTCAGGCGCCGCCGCGCTCCAGCAGCCACTGCGACAGCATGCCGACCGGCCGGCCGGTCGACAGGCCGCGCTTGCCTTCTTCGCTGGCGACGCCGGCGATGTCCAGGTGCGCCCAGCGCTGGCCTTCGGCGAAACGGGCCAGGAAGCAGCCGGCGGTGATCGCGCCGGCCCAGCGGCCGCCGATGTTGTAGACGTCGGCGAAGCTGGATTCGAGCTGGGTCTGGTACTCGTCCCACAGCGGCAGGCGCCAGGCGCGGTCGAACACCTGCTCGCCGGCGCCGATCAGCTCGGCGCTGAGGTCGTCGTGCTTGCTCATCAGGCCGGTCGCGAACTTGCCCAGGGCGACCACGCAGGCGCCGGTCAGGGTGGCCACGTCGAGCAGCGCCTGCGGTTCGAAGCGCTGGGCGTAGGTCAGCGCGTCGCACAGGATCAGGCGGCCCTCGGCGTCGGTGTTGCCGACCTCGATGGTCTTGCCGGACATGCTGGTCAGCACGTCGGACGGACGGTAGGCGTCGGCGTCGGGCATGTTCTCCACCGCCGGCACGATCACCACCAGGTTGATCGGCAGCTGCATGCCCACGGCCGCGACGAACGCGCCCATCACCGAGGCCGCGCCGCACATGTCGAACTTCATCTCTTCGATGCCGCCCTGGACCTTGAGGTTGATGCCGCCGGTGTCGAAGGTGATGCCCTTGCCGACCAGCACATAGGGCTTGGCGTCGCCGCCGTTGCTGTACTTGAGCACGATGAGCTTCGGCGGATTGGCCGAGCCGCGCGCCACCGCGAGCAGCGAGCCCATGCCCAGTTCCTGCATCTGCGCGCGGTCGAGCACTTCGCACTCGGTGTTGGCGAAGCGGCCGGCGAACTCGCTGGCCTGCTGCGCCAGGTAGGCCGGGTTGCAGACGTTCGGCGGCAGGTTGCCGAGCTCGCGCGCGAACTGCACGCCGGCGGCGATGGCCTGGCCGTGGGCGAGCGCGGCGGCGTCGCCGCCGGCGATGGAGAGCTTGCGCAGGCCCGGCTCGTCCTTCTTCTTGCCGAGCGTGGCGGTGTAGCGGTAGCAGGCGTGATCGGCGGCGATGGCGGCCTGGCGGATCGCCCAGGCGGCGTCGCGGCCGGCCACCGGCTCTTCGCTGAGGGTCAGCAGCGCGTGCGCGACCGGGCCGGCCTTGAGCGCGCGCGCCGCGTCGCCGACCGCCTTGAGGTACTGGGCCACGCCGAACTTGCCCGGCTCGCCCAGGCCCACCACCAGCACGCGCGGCGAGGCCACGCCGGGCACGTCGTGCAGCAGCGCGGTCTTGCCGGTCTTGCCGCTGATGTCGCCGCGTTCCAGCAGCACGGTCAGGCGGCCGCCGCTGGCTTCATCCAGCGTTCGCGCCGCAGCGGTCAGGGTCTTGTCGGCGAAGGCGCCTACCACGACGCAATCGGTTTGGGCGGCGGCCGCAGCGTCGCGGTTCAGGTCGAATTCGAGGGTCATCCAACAGATTCCCGAGCAGATAGGAAGGTGAGTACGTACAATCGTCCGGCTATGCCGAGGCCGATCCTGAGAACGCATGCCCTGCGGCATGCCTTGCGGGGCGGACCGCGGAACCGGCGGAAGGCCGGCGACGCGGGGCGCGGAAGGATTCGCGACCGGGGCCAGGCCCGCCATGGCGTTCCGGGACCGGAATCGGACCGGTCGCCGGGCGGCGAGGGCAGGCCAGCCGTCGAACGAACCCCCGAGTTTAAAGCAAGCCCGCCCGATGCCGAAGCCCATTCCGAAGCGCGCCCCCACGCCTCATGCAGAAGCTTGACCGTTACCTGACCGGCGAATTCGCCCAGGCGATCTTCGCCACCCTGGTGGTGCTGCTGATCGTCTGCGTCGGCGGCGCCTTCACCGACGTGCTCGAGGACATCGCCAAGGGCAAGGTCCCGGCCGGGTTGATGCTGGTCCAGCTGGGCCTGGTCCTGATCAAGTGGCTGCCGCTGATCCTGCCGCTGGCCCTGCTGCTGGGGCTGATGCTGGGCATGGGCCGGCTGTACCGCGATTCGGAGATGCCGGTGATCGCCTCGGTCGGCGTCGGCCCGCGCCGGCTGCTCAGGCCGCTGCTGCTGGTGGCCGGGCCGATCGTGCTGCTGGTCGGCGCCTGCTCGATGTGGCTGGGCCCCTGGGCCGACCGCTCCTCGCGGGCGATGATCAACGAGGCCAACCGCAGCCTGGTGGTGGCCGGGCTGGAGCCGGGCGCCTTCACCGGCCTGCCCAACGGCAACGGGGTGATCTACGTCGGCGGCATGTCCAACGACGGCAAGAGCTTCGACCGGGTCTTCATCTACCGCGCCAAGCCCGACCGCCGCGACGTCACCACCTCCAAGACCGGCCGCCTCACCGTCGACGCCAACGGCGAGCGCTACCTGACCCTGGACGACGGCTTCGAGGTCGAAGGGCCCGACAACGGCGACCTCAACTACCGGCTGATGCGCTACAAGCGCAACGACGTGCTGCTGCCGGCCAACGAGGACCGCTACGATCCCAAGTCGCCGGAAATGCTGACCACGCTGCAGCTGATCGGCGATCCGCGCCGCGAGGCCAACGCCCAGCTGCACTACCGCCTGACCCCGCCGCTGATGG contains these protein-coding regions:
- a CDS encoding DNA polymerase III subunit chi, with the translated sequence MPRADFYLIQSPRFKEEPMRLVCELARKAHAASLPTLILARSAEQAEQLDDMLWDMGEDAYIPHQIAGMDEDEDEADVLIAAPDHDPALRALVINLRDAAVADGFERVLEVVPADDGARGPLRERWKQYQARGLQLNKHDM
- a CDS encoding DUF6968 family protein, which gives rise to MWLAERRLRRVAADGSVATVRVRIGQPRTHRDDCVCAVELDSGSGPASRHEIHGVDAWQAIVLAMGFARAMLQAQLRQGHRLLWPDDDEPYALDDLFPSAK
- a CDS encoding leucyl aminopeptidase, whose translation is MTLEFDLNRDAAAAAQTDCVVVGAFADKTLTAAARTLDEASGGRLTVLLERGDISGKTGKTALLHDVPGVASPRVLVVGLGEPGKFGVAQYLKAVGDAARALKAGPVAHALLTLSEEPVAGRDAAWAIRQAAIAADHACYRYTATLGKKKDEPGLRKLSIAGGDAAALAHGQAIAAGVQFARELGNLPPNVCNPAYLAQQASEFAGRFANTECEVLDRAQMQELGMGSLLAVARGSANPPKLIVLKYSNGGDAKPYVLVGKGITFDTGGINLKVQGGIEEMKFDMCGAASVMGAFVAAVGMQLPINLVVIVPAVENMPDADAYRPSDVLTSMSGKTIEVGNTDAEGRLILCDALTYAQRFEPQALLDVATLTGACVVALGKFATGLMSKHDDLSAELIGAGEQVFDRAWRLPLWDEYQTQLESSFADVYNIGGRWAGAITAGCFLARFAEGQRWAHLDIAGVASEEGKRGLSTGRPVGMLSQWLLERGGA
- the lptF gene encoding LPS export ABC transporter permease LptF, which translates into the protein MQKLDRYLTGEFAQAIFATLVVLLIVCVGGAFTDVLEDIAKGKVPAGLMLVQLGLVLIKWLPLILPLALLLGLMLGMGRLYRDSEMPVIASVGVGPRRLLRPLLLVAGPIVLLVGACSMWLGPWADRSSRAMINEANRSLVVAGLEPGAFTGLPNGNGVIYVGGMSNDGKSFDRVFIYRAKPDRRDVTTSKTGRLTVDANGERYLTLDDGFEVEGPDNGDLNYRLMRYKRNDVLLPANEDRYDPKSPEMLTTLQLIGDPRREANAQLHYRLTPPLMALAFALLAIPLARSTPRQARYGSMLIGFLAYLIGFNFMMMGTGWLEDGKIPGPLGLWWLSVPLLAVASWMYLRDGRVGRRRAAA